In Heyndrickxia vini, the sequence ACAGATGCTCTATTTATTGTTGATGGCGTTAGCTGTATTGGCGGAGCTCCTGCTGAAATGGATAAATGGGGTATTGATATTTTAGTCACAGGATCACAAAAAGCATTGATGCTCCCTCCAGGACTTGCCCTTTTAAGTGTGAGTGAAAGAGCATGGAAAGTAATAGAAAATAATAAAACACCGTCCTTCTACTTAAATTTATTAAGTTATCGCGAGTGGGCTAAAAAAGGAATGACACCTAACACTCCAGCTATAACGCTGATTTACGGACTTTCTGCCGTATGTGATTTGATTGAAGAGGAAGGCGGATTCTCGCAAACGGTAGCCAGGCATGAATTAATGAAAAACATGGTTCGTGAAGCAATGAAGGCACTTTCTATTAAGCTGTTGACAAGCGATGAATATGCTTCACCAACGATTACAGCCATCTGTAGTCCTGAAGGATTGGATCTTCCCGCATTTATTGGACACTTAAAGAAAAAGTACCACCTAGATTTTGCTGGCGGACTTGGTCATCTGCAAGGAAAGATTTTCAGATTTGGACATATGGGCTATTGTTTCCCGAGCGATATTCTTGAAGCCGTTTCTCTTATGGAAGCAGGATTACAAGATTTCAACTATACTTTCGAACCGGGGGCAGGAGTAAAAGCAGCACAAAACGTTTTTCTGTCTGATCATCGGAAGTAGAGGACCTCGAACAAGTGTGTAAACATTTCGTATTATAAAAGATAATTCTAATAGCATATACAGGCCACCCTGAATACAGGTGTGGCCTATTTGTGTGTCAATTTCGTTTAGACCTACGCTTACAGAAAAGAAATAATTTTTAGAAAATGATATTGTAAACGCTATCTTTATACGTTATAATTCTCTTAAATTAATTT encodes:
- a CDS encoding pyridoxal-phosphate-dependent aminotransferase family protein, translating into MYPNILRHPGPTPIPKKVQLAMNQDIISHRSEEFVQLYRETTNRVKPIFGTEQPILLLPSGGTAALEAAVVNTVSPGEEVVVITVGAFGDYFVSICEKYGFQTHKLEKNWGEACTEEDLIEFLKPLSNIKAVFVTYNETSTGILNPIEKLAHVVRTHTDALFIVDGVSCIGGAPAEMDKWGIDILVTGSQKALMLPPGLALLSVSERAWKVIENNKTPSFYLNLLSYREWAKKGMTPNTPAITLIYGLSAVCDLIEEEGGFSQTVARHELMKNMVREAMKALSIKLLTSDEYASPTITAICSPEGLDLPAFIGHLKKKYHLDFAGGLGHLQGKIFRFGHMGYCFPSDILEAVSLMEAGLQDFNYTFEPGAGVKAAQNVFLSDHRK